Within Desulfobacter sp., the genomic segment TAAAGGCCATGAAGATCAGGCCTGCGGTCTGGGGAACCCCGGCTACCCAGTAAAAGAGCTTGGCCGCTGCAATGAGCTGGAGGCCGGAGTAGAAAATGGAATATAAAAAGGCGGCAATGACCGTCAGCCACCGCACCGCCTCGTTATTGTAATAGTAGGCGAACATGTCGCCCGGGGTGATGAACCCGTAGCGTTTGCCCAAAAGCCAGTTCCTTTTGGCAAAAAAGGCGCCGGTGATGGGGATGGTTAATACGTAAAAGGAGGCATAGGCATATACAAGCCCCGCCTTCCAGATCAGGCCCGGATGGCCGATAAACGTCCACCCGGAAAAGGATGCGGCAGTCGCCGCCATCAGGAACGCAATAAAAGGGATGGAGCGGCCGGCAATGGCGTAGCCGGATGCTTTCTTCTCAGTGAAAAAGCCTCTCAGGCCCCACCAAAAGCAGTAAATAATGTACAATCCTAAAAGGACGTATACCCACATTTTTGGATCCATACTCGTTTCCTCCTGTTTGACCTTTTTATTGAGTTTGATCGGATAAACATCTTGATTATCAGCGATAATCAGTCATACATACTGCACCACCCCCTTTCATTCGTTGATTTTTAACTATGGCCGTCATGCTTGTTTTCCATACCCGATCTTTCCTAGGGACTCTTCGATTTCATCCAGGATGGTATAGTCGTCAATGGTTGCAGGTACTTTATATTCCTTTTTATCTGCAATGGACCGCATGGTCCCTCTCAATATCTTGCCTGATCTTGTTTTGGGCAGCCGTTTGACCACGGTTGCCGTTTTAAAGGCTGCTACGGGGCCTATTTTTTCCCGGACAAGGGCCACAACCTCCTTGACCACTTCGTCATGGTCCCTGTCGCAGCCGGCATTAAGCACCATCATGCCCAGAGGAATCTGGCCTTTGAGCTGGTCTTCCACGCCCATGACGGCGCATTCGGCCACATCCGGGTGGCCTGCAATGGCCTCTTCCATGGCGCCGGTGGACAGCCGGTGGCCGGCCACATTGATAATATCGTCGGTGCGGGCCATGACAAAGATGTAGCCATCTTCGTCGATAAAGCCGGCATCGGAAGTTTCGTAGTATCCCGGGAATTTGGACAGGTAGGCGTCCTTGTACCGGGCGTCATTCTGCCATAGCGTGGGCAGGGTACCCGGCGGCAGGGGAAGCTTCACCACAATGGCGCCGATGTCCCCGGGGGCAACGGGTTTACACTCGTTGTCCAATACCGCCATGTTCCAACCAGGGGCGGCCTTGGTGGGAGAGCCGGGTTTCACCGGAAACTGTTCAATGCCCACGCAATTGGCGGCAATGGCCCATCCGGTTTCGGTCTGCCACCAATGGTCGATCACCGGCACCTTGAGGCTGTTTTCAGCCCATGACAGGGTATCGGGATCGGTGCGCTCGCCTGCCAGGAACAGGTATTTAAAGTTTGACAGGTCGAAATCCCCCATCATCACCGCACCGGGATCCTCCCGCTTGATGGCCCTGAAGGCCGTAGGCGCCGTAAACAGGGTTTTTACCTTATGCTCTGCGATGATCCGCCAGAACACCGACGCATCCGGGGTGCCGACGGGTTTCCCCTCAAAAACAATGGTGGTGCAGCCCTTGAGCAGCGGTCCGTAGACAATATAGGAATGGCCCACTACCCAGCCGATATCCGAGGCGGCCCAGTAGACATCCCCCTGGTCAACCCCGTAAATGGCACCCATGGTCCATTTCAATGCCACCATATGGCCGCCGTTGTCCCGGACCACGCCTTTGGGCTGGCCGGTGGTGCCGGATGTGTAAAGAATATACAGGGGATCGGTAGCGGCCACAGGGACGCAGTCATGGGGGGCAGCAGCCTCCAAGACCTCTTTCCAGTCGTAGTCCCGCCCCGGTATCATGCCCGCCTCGGCCATGGGCCGCTGGAAGATGATGCAGGATTCCGGTTTGGCGTCGGAAAGTTCAATGGCCTCGTCCAGCAGGGGTTTGTATTGAATTACTTTTTTAACCTCAATCCCGCAGGAGGCCGACACAATGACCTTGGGTTTGGCATCGTTGATCCGGGTGGCCAGCTCATTGGCCGCAAAGCCGCCGAAGACAACCGAATGGACAGCCCCGAGACGGGCGCAGGCCAGCATGGCAAAGACGGCTTCGGGGATCATGGGCATGTAGATAATCACCCGGTCCCCCTTGGCGACCCCTTTGGCAGCCAGGGCGCCGGCAAATCTGGAAACCTGGTCTTTGAGTTCGTTATAGGTATATTTTATAATTGTCTCGGTGACCGGACTGTCATAGATAATGGCAGTCTGGTCACCTCGGCCGTTGTCCACATGCAGGTCAACGGCATTGTAGCAGGTGTTGGTTTCTCCGCCGGAAAACCAGCGGTAAAAGGGCTGGTTGGAATCATCCAATACCTTGTCCCATTTTTTGTACCAGAAACAGTCTTCAGCAATCGGTCCCCAGAATCCATCAGGATCATTAATGGATTTGTCATAGATCTCTGCATAAGCGTTGGACATGAATCTCCTCCTAGAGCAAGTGTAGGTGAATTGGTTTCAGGCACCCCTTTTTCCGGCAGGGGTGCCTTTTATTGGAGGCCCAGGCGATTTCTCCCGGTCCCTTATTTTTGAACCATGTTCTTTATTTCTTCCACGACTTCCGGGTTGGCCAGGGTCATGACGTTGCCCACGTCACCCCGGTTGGAAATGGCCCCAAGCACCCGGCGCATGATTTTGCCGGACCGGGTCTTGGGCATATCCGGTACCAGCCAGACTTTTCTGGGTTTGGCAATTTTGCCAATCTGGTCACAGACAGCGTCCGAGATCTTCCGGGCAATTTCCTCTGATGCCTCTATGCCGGGTTTCAGTGCAATGTAAAGGTCGGGTTCTTTACCCTTGATGTCGTGGGCCACGGGAACAACGGCGGACTCTGCCACCTCTTCAACCACCAGGGCGGCGGATTCAATCTCTTTGGTGCCCAGGCGGTGCCCGGAGACATTGATTACGTCGTCGATCCGGCCAAGGATCCTGAAATAACCGTCATCGGCCTGCATGGCGGCATCACCGGTAAGGTAGGGCCAGTCCTTCCAGTCCTTGGAATTCGGATCTTTGCAATACCGGGCAAAATAGGTATCAACGAAGCGGTCCCGGTCTCCCCAGATGGTCTGGAACATCCCGGGCCAGGGATTCTGGATACAAATATTGCCTGCAATGCCGGATTCCGTGACCCCATTGCCGTCATCGTCATAGATGATGGGATGGATGCCCGGCACGCCCGGACCTGCACTTCCCGGTTTCATGGGTTTGATTCCGGGCACGGTGGAGCAGAGGAACCCGCCGGTTTCGGTCTGCCACCAGGTGTCGACAATGATGGCCTCGCCTTTACCCACGGCAGATTCGTACCATTTCCATACTTCAGGTTCGATGGGTTCGCCCACCGTGGTCATATGCTTGAAGTGGTAATTGTACTTGGAAGGTTCTTCAGGGCCTAGTTTTCTTAACGCCCGGATGGCAGTGGGCGCGGTGTGGAAGATGTTGACATCCAGATCCTGGGCGATACGCCAGGAGCGTCCGGCGTCCGGATAGGTGGGCACCCCTTCGTAGATAACGGAGGAGGCGCACAGGGCCAGCGGGCCGTAAACGATGAAAGAGTGGCCGGTGATCCAGCCGATGTCCGCCATGCACCAGTAAACGTCCTCGGGGTGGATATCCTGGATATATTTAGACATGGCGGTGACATAGGCAAGATAACCGCCGGTACCGTGCTGGCAGCCCTTGGGTTTGCCTGTGGTACCCGAGGTGTACATGAGGAAGAGCGGATCTTCCGACAGCATCTGTTCTGGTTCAATGCGGGCGCCATAGTGGTTTTTCAGGGCTTCGTTCACGAATACGTCCCTGCCGTCCACCATTGGCGTATCAGAGGAATATTTGCCGGGATACCGCTGCCATACGAGCACCGTATCAACCGTTTGATCCTGTTCTGCGGACAATTTTACTGCCTCGTCTGCATTCTGCTTGTGGTTGAGCAGTTTGCCGGACCGGTAGTAGGCATCCATGGTAATCAGTACCCTGGAGTTTGAATCCACGATCCGGTCGGCACAGGCCGATGCCGAGAATCCGCCGAAGACCACAGAGTGGATGACGCCCAGGCGGGCACAGGCCAGCATGGTAATGGGAAGCTCTGCGGACATGGGCATGTGAATGGTTACCCGGTCGCCCCGTTTGAGCTTGGCGTCGTTTTTGAGCAGTGAGGCAAATTCGTTCACCCTTACATAGAGTTCCTGGTAGGTGATATGGTCGACCCGCTCTTCTTCCAGTTCCGGGACAAAGTGGATGGCAGTTTTATTTTTATTGTCTTTCAGATGGCGGTCGATGCAGTTGTAAGAGGCATTGATTTTACCGCCTCTGAACCACTTGTAGCAGGGCGCGTCACTGGTATCCAGTACCTCGTCCCAGTATTTGTACCAGGTGAGAAGCTCAGCATATTCAGTAAAATAATCTGGGAAGTTGTCCAGACTGAACCGGTCAAAGACGTCGGGATCAGTCAGGTTGGCCTGGCCGATAAACTTGGACGACGGATAATAGTATTCCTCTTCTTTCCAATGAACTGCGATTTGGGCTTCCGTGGTTTCGACAACTTCTTTTTTACTCATCTGTCATCTCCTTTAGGTGAAAAATTAAGACTAAAGTTATGATTAATGAACTAAAATTATTGATAATTTTAATGAAAGCTGACGCTTGGCACCAC encodes:
- a CDS encoding propionyl-CoA synthetase, whose product is MSNAYAEIYDKSINDPDGFWGPIAEDCFWYKKWDKVLDDSNQPFYRWFSGGETNTCYNAVDLHVDNGRGDQTAIIYDSPVTETIIKYTYNELKDQVSRFAGALAAKGVAKGDRVIIYMPMIPEAVFAMLACARLGAVHSVVFGGFAANELATRINDAKPKVIVSASCGIEVKKVIQYKPLLDEAIELSDAKPESCIIFQRPMAEAGMIPGRDYDWKEVLEAAAPHDCVPVAATDPLYILYTSGTTGQPKGVVRDNGGHMVALKWTMGAIYGVDQGDVYWAASDIGWVVGHSYIVYGPLLKGCTTIVFEGKPVGTPDASVFWRIIAEHKVKTLFTAPTAFRAIKREDPGAVMMGDFDLSNFKYLFLAGERTDPDTLSWAENSLKVPVIDHWWQTETGWAIAANCVGIEQFPVKPGSPTKAAPGWNMAVLDNECKPVAPGDIGAIVVKLPLPPGTLPTLWQNDARYKDAYLSKFPGYYETSDAGFIDEDGYIFVMARTDDIINVAGHRLSTGAMEEAIAGHPDVAECAVMGVEDQLKGQIPLGMMVLNAGCDRDHDEVVKEVVALVREKIGPVAAFKTATVVKRLPKTRSGKILRGTMRSIADKKEYKVPATIDDYTILDEIEESLGKIGYGKQA
- the acs gene encoding acetate--CoA ligase, which gives rise to MSKKEVVETTEAQIAVHWKEEEYYYPSSKFIGQANLTDPDVFDRFSLDNFPDYFTEYAELLTWYKYWDEVLDTSDAPCYKWFRGGKINASYNCIDRHLKDNKNKTAIHFVPELEEERVDHITYQELYVRVNEFASLLKNDAKLKRGDRVTIHMPMSAELPITMLACARLGVIHSVVFGGFSASACADRIVDSNSRVLITMDAYYRSGKLLNHKQNADEAVKLSAEQDQTVDTVLVWQRYPGKYSSDTPMVDGRDVFVNEALKNHYGARIEPEQMLSEDPLFLMYTSGTTGKPKGCQHGTGGYLAYVTAMSKYIQDIHPEDVYWCMADIGWITGHSFIVYGPLALCASSVIYEGVPTYPDAGRSWRIAQDLDVNIFHTAPTAIRALRKLGPEEPSKYNYHFKHMTTVGEPIEPEVWKWYESAVGKGEAIIVDTWWQTETGGFLCSTVPGIKPMKPGSAGPGVPGIHPIIYDDDGNGVTESGIAGNICIQNPWPGMFQTIWGDRDRFVDTYFARYCKDPNSKDWKDWPYLTGDAAMQADDGYFRILGRIDDVINVSGHRLGTKEIESAALVVEEVAESAVVPVAHDIKGKEPDLYIALKPGIEASEEIARKISDAVCDQIGKIAKPRKVWLVPDMPKTRSGKIMRRVLGAISNRGDVGNVMTLANPEVVEEIKNMVQK